The Faecalibacterium prausnitzii genome includes a window with the following:
- the rplX gene encoding 50S ribosomal protein L24 — MNNLHVKTGDNVMIISGKDKGHTGKVLQVSPSENKVIVEGQNMVTKHVKPRRQGEQGGIVKAEGAMYASKVMPICPKCGKAVRVGHVEKDGKMVRVCKKCGAEL, encoded by the coding sequence CGTTATGATCATCAGCGGCAAGGACAAGGGCCACACTGGTAAGGTCCTGCAGGTCAGCCCCTCTGAGAACAAGGTCATCGTTGAGGGCCAGAACATGGTTACCAAGCACGTCAAGCCCCGCCGTCAGGGCGAGCAGGGCGGCATCGTCAAGGCTGAGGGTGCAATGTACGCATCCAAGGTCATGCCCATCTGCCCCAAGTGCGGCAAGGCTGTGCGTGTGGGCCACGTCGAGAAGGACGGTAAGATGGTCCGCGTCTGCAAGAAGTGCGGCGCTGAGCTGTAA
- the rplE gene encoding 50S ribosomal protein L5 — translation MARLKEQYVNEIAPALNSKFGYKSVMQIPKLDKVVINVACGEAKDNEKILEAVMKDLGQITGQKAVVCRAKKSVANFKLRQGTPIGCKVTLRGERMYEFVDRFFNVALPRVRDFRGINGNGFDGRGNFACGIKEQIIFPEIDFDKVDAVRGMDVCFVTTAKTDEEGKELLKALGAPFATENN, via the coding sequence ATGGCTCGTTTGAAAGAACAGTATGTCAATGAAATTGCTCCTGCTCTGAACTCCAAGTTCGGTTACAAGAGCGTTATGCAGATCCCCAAGCTGGACAAGGTCGTCATCAACGTTGCCTGCGGCGAAGCCAAGGACAACGAGAAGATCCTGGAAGCTGTCATGAAGGATCTGGGCCAGATCACTGGCCAGAAGGCAGTCGTCTGCCGTGCCAAGAAGAGCGTTGCAAACTTTAAGCTGCGCCAGGGCACTCCCATCGGCTGCAAGGTCACCCTGCGTGGTGAGCGCATGTACGAGTTCGTCGATCGTTTCTTCAACGTCGCTCTGCCCCGTGTCCGCGACTTCCGCGGCATCAACGGCAACGGCTTTGACGGCCGCGGCAACTTCGCATGCGGCATCAAGGAGCAGATCATCTTCCCGGAGATCGACTTCGATAAGGTCGATGCAGTCCGCGGCATGGATGTCTGCTTCGTTACCACCGCTAAGACCGACGAAGAGGGCAAGGAGCTGCTGAAGGCTCTGGGCGCTCCGTTCGCTACCGAGAATAACTAA
- a CDS encoding type Z 30S ribosomal protein S14, whose protein sequence is MAKLSMKLKQSRPAKFSTRAYTRCRICGRPHSVLRKYGVCRVCFRELAYKGEIPGVKKASW, encoded by the coding sequence ATGGCTAAACTGTCTATGAAGCTGAAGCAGTCTCGTCCTGCTAAGTTCTCTACCCGTGCATACACCCGTTGCCGCATCTGCGGCCGCCCCCACTCCGTGCTGCGCAAGTACGGCGTGTGCCGTGTGTGCTTCCGTGAGCTGGCCTACAAGGGCGAGATTCCCGGTGTCAAGAAGGCTTCCTGGTAA
- the rpsH gene encoding 30S ribosomal protein S8, which yields MQITDPIADLLTRIRNASTAKHPSVEIPASNMKKAICQILVDEGYIKGMQVKNDTVQGTIVVTLKYQANGEPVIAGLRRVSKPGLRIYTNCEDMPKVMKGLGTAIISTSKGIMTDKAARAAHVGGEVLAFVW from the coding sequence ATGCAGATTACTGATCCTATCGCGGACCTGCTGACTCGCATCCGCAACGCTAGCACTGCCAAACACCCTTCTGTGGAGATCCCCGCATCGAACATGAAGAAGGCAATCTGCCAGATTCTGGTTGACGAGGGCTACATCAAGGGTATGCAGGTCAAGAACGATACCGTCCAGGGCACCATCGTTGTCACCCTGAAGTATCAGGCAAATGGCGAGCCCGTCATCGCCGGCCTGCGCCGTGTTTCCAAGCCCGGCCTGCGCATCTACACCAACTGCGAGGATATGCCGAAGGTCATGAAGGGCCTGGGCACCGCAATCATTTCCACCTCTAAGGGCATCATGACCGATAAGGCTGCTCGTGCTGCGCACGTTGGCGGCGAGGTCCTGGCCTTTGTGTGGTAA
- the rplF gene encoding 50S ribosomal protein L6 codes for MSRIGRKPIVIPAGVTVTVDEAAHTVAVKGPKGSLNSNYHHLMTVKVEGNEVLVTRPNDEPEARSLHGLTRTNIANMVNGVVNGYEKKLEIVGVGLRCQKQGSNLVMNLGFSHQVNIPDTEDCTIVWQDPNHFSVTGIDKQKVGQYAAEIRAKKPPEPYKGKGIRYEGEVVKHKEGKAGKGKK; via the coding sequence ATGTCGAGAATTGGAAGAAAACCCATCGTCATTCCTGCCGGTGTCACGGTCACTGTTGATGAGGCAGCACATACCGTCGCCGTCAAGGGCCCCAAGGGCAGCCTGAATTCCAACTATCATCACCTGATGACCGTCAAGGTCGAGGGCAATGAGGTTTTGGTTACCCGCCCCAATGACGAGCCCGAAGCACGCAGCCTGCATGGCCTGACCCGCACCAACATCGCCAACATGGTGAACGGTGTCGTCAACGGCTATGAGAAGAAGCTGGAGATCGTCGGTGTTGGTCTGCGCTGCCAGAAGCAGGGCTCCAACCTGGTCATGAACCTGGGCTTCTCTCACCAGGTGAACATCCCCGATACTGAGGATTGCACCATTGTGTGGCAGGACCCCAACCACTTCTCTGTTACCGGTATTGACAAGCAGAAGGTCGGCCAGTATGCCGCCGAGATCCGCGCCAAGAAGCCGCCTGAGCCTTACAAGGGCAAGGGCATCCGCTACGAGGGCGAGGTCGTCAAGCACAAAGAAGGCAAAGCCGGCAAGGGCAAGAAATAA
- the rplR gene encoding 50S ribosomal protein L18, which translates to MVKQIDKNEARLRRHRRVRNKISGTAARPRLDVFRSAKHIYAQIIDDEQGVTLVSASTMDKDFNGFGGNVEAAAEIGKKIAAKALEKGITEVVFDRGGYVYHGRVKALADGAREGGLKL; encoded by the coding sequence ATGGTTAAGCAGATCGACAAGAACGAAGCTCGTCTTCGTCGTCATCGCCGTGTTCGCAACAAGATCAGCGGCACCGCAGCACGTCCTCGCCTGGATGTTTTCCGCTCCGCCAAGCACATTTACGCTCAGATCATCGATGATGAGCAGGGCGTGACTCTGGTGTCGGCTTCCACCATGGACAAGGACTTCAATGGTTTCGGCGGCAACGTCGAGGCCGCTGCTGAGATCGGCAAGAAGATCGCAGCAAAGGCTCTGGAAAAGGGCATCACCGAGGTCGTTTTCGACCGTGGCGGTTACGTTTATCATGGCCGTGTTAAGGCCCTGGCTGATGGCGCCCGTGAGGGCGGCCTGAAGCTGTAA
- the rpsE gene encoding 30S ribosomal protein S5, translating into MAMRNREDDGMITKVVSINRVSKTVKGGRIMKFAALVVVGDGKGTIGYGIGKSGEVPEAIRKGEAAAKKNMHKVALKGTTIPHEIVGKYGAGAVLLKPAAPGTGMIAGGPVRAVIEAAGIKDIRAKSMRSNNPINVVSATFAGLCGLVSAESVAEKRGKTVKEILG; encoded by the coding sequence ATGGCTATGAGAAACCGTGAAGACGACGGCATGATCACCAAGGTTGTCTCCATCAACCGCGTTTCCAAGACGGTCAAGGGCGGCCGCATCATGAAGTTTGCTGCTCTGGTCGTTGTGGGCGACGGCAAGGGCACCATCGGTTACGGCATCGGCAAGTCCGGCGAAGTGCCTGAGGCAATCCGCAAGGGCGAAGCTGCTGCAAAGAAGAACATGCACAAGGTTGCCCTGAAGGGCACCACCATCCCCCACGAGATCGTCGGCAAGTACGGCGCAGGCGCCGTTCTGCTCAAGCCGGCTGCACCTGGTACCGGTATGATCGCCGGCGGCCCTGTGCGTGCCGTCATTGAGGCTGCTGGCATCAAGGACATCCGTGCGAAGTCTATGCGTTCCAACAACCCCATCAACGTTGTTTCTGCTACCTTCGCAGGTCTGTGCGGCCTGGTCAGCGCGGAGTCCGTCGCTGAGAAGCGCGGCAAGACCGTGAAAGAGATTCTGGGTTAA
- the rpmD gene encoding 50S ribosomal protein L30: protein MADKMLKIELKKSLIGRGAKQIATAEALGLKKPGDVTVQPDNAATQGKIAKIGFLLSVTEA from the coding sequence ATGGCAGATAAGATGCTCAAAATCGAGCTGAAGAAGAGCCTGATCGGCCGCGGCGCAAAGCAGATCGCTACCGCCGAGGCTCTGGGCCTGAAGAAGCCGGGCGACGTTACCGTTCAGCCTGACAATGCCGCTACGCAGGGCAAGATCGCAAAGATCGGCTTCCTGCTCAGCGTCACCGAAGCCTAA
- the rplO gene encoding 50S ribosomal protein L15, with the protein MKLHELHAIPGANKAVTRKGRGIGSGNGKTAGFGSKGQKARSGVKHAGFEGGQMPLARRLPKVGFNNIFATQYAIVNVADLEAAFEAGAVVDTEALKAKGLVKKTLDGVKVLGNGELTKALTVKAAAYSASAKEKIEKAGGKAEVM; encoded by the coding sequence ATGAAACTTCATGAACTGCACGCGATTCCCGGCGCAAACAAGGCTGTGACCCGCAAGGGCCGCGGCATTGGCTCCGGCAATGGCAAGACTGCCGGTTTCGGCAGCAAGGGCCAGAAGGCCCGTTCCGGCGTGAAGCACGCTGGTTTCGAGGGCGGCCAGATGCCTCTGGCACGCCGCCTGCCGAAGGTTGGCTTTAACAACATCTTTGCTACCCAGTATGCCATCGTCAACGTGGCAGACCTGGAAGCAGCTTTTGAGGCCGGTGCCGTTGTTGACACCGAGGCTCTGAAGGCAAAGGGTCTGGTCAAGAAGACTCTGGACGGTGTTAAGGTCCTGGGCAACGGCGAGCTGACCAAGGCTCTGACCGTCAAGGCCGCAGCCTATTCCGCTTCTGCCAAAGAGAAAATCGAAAAGGCAGGCGGAAAGGCTGAGGTGATGTAA
- the secY gene encoding preprotein translocase subunit SecY, whose amino-acid sequence MFQTFRNAWKIPELKNRLLFTLAILVVYRLGCAIPVPFITGSALSQMFSNGNMLSYLDMMSGGALSRCTLFALGVTPYINASIIVQLLTVAIPSLENIAKEPDGQNKLQQITRYAGGVIALVMSLGYYFVVRNMGALKYTNGAAGIFTAVVIIATFTAGAQLITWCGEQIDDKGIGNGLSLLIFSSIVSNWSSVYTTVTGLLTRAAAGETKFYILLPLLVVLALVVIVFIVIMTNAERRITIQYAKRVVGRKQMGGQNSYLPLKLNMSGVMPIIFASALVSIPGTIGSFLQIDQAAHPFWYAFFHTFNYTSALYVVIYLLLILAFNYFYVAIQYNPVEIANNLRRNNGSIPGFRPGKPTSDFLTRTLNKITLIGAIFLAAVAVLPIILGNLTGMSIQLGGTSLLIVVGVALDTTRSLDSFMTMRNHKGFLG is encoded by the coding sequence GTGTTTCAGACATTCCGTAACGCATGGAAGATTCCCGAGCTGAAAAATCGTCTCCTGTTCACGCTGGCGATCCTCGTGGTGTATCGTCTGGGCTGCGCCATCCCCGTTCCGTTCATCACCGGCTCTGCACTGAGCCAGATGTTCTCGAACGGCAACATGCTCTCGTACCTTGATATGATGAGCGGCGGTGCGTTGTCCCGGTGCACACTCTTCGCGTTAGGTGTGACACCTTATATCAACGCTTCCATCATTGTGCAGCTGCTCACCGTTGCGATCCCTTCGCTGGAAAACATCGCGAAGGAGCCGGACGGCCAGAACAAGCTGCAGCAGATCACCCGGTATGCCGGCGGCGTCATCGCTCTGGTGATGAGCCTTGGCTACTATTTCGTGGTCCGCAATATGGGCGCACTGAAGTATACGAACGGCGCGGCTGGCATCTTTACCGCCGTGGTCATCATCGCCACCTTCACCGCAGGTGCTCAGCTGATCACCTGGTGCGGCGAGCAGATCGATGACAAGGGCATCGGCAACGGCCTGTCCCTTCTGATCTTCTCTTCGATCGTTTCCAACTGGTCCAGCGTCTACACCACGGTCACGGGTCTGCTGACCCGCGCCGCCGCAGGCGAGACCAAGTTCTATATCCTGCTGCCCCTGCTGGTCGTGCTGGCACTGGTCGTGATCGTGTTCATCGTCATCATGACGAATGCAGAACGCCGCATCACCATCCAGTATGCAAAGCGCGTGGTGGGCCGCAAGCAGATGGGCGGGCAGAACAGCTATCTGCCGCTGAAGCTGAACATGAGCGGCGTCATGCCCATCATCTTCGCTTCCGCTCTGGTTTCGATCCCCGGCACGATCGGCAGCTTTTTGCAGATCGACCAGGCAGCACATCCGTTCTGGTATGCGTTTTTCCATACCTTCAACTACACGTCTGCGCTGTATGTGGTCATCTACCTGCTGCTGATCCTGGCCTTCAACTACTTCTATGTGGCCATCCAGTACAACCCTGTGGAGATCGCCAACAATCTGCGCCGTAACAACGGCTCGATCCCCGGCTTCCGTCCCGGCAAGCCGACCAGCGATTTCCTGACCCGCACCCTGAACAAGATCACCCTCATCGGCGCGATCTTCCTGGCTGCGGTGGCTGTACTGCCGATCATCCTTGGCAACCTGACCGGTATGAGCATCCAGCTGGGCGGTACCAGCCTGCTGATCGTTGTGGGTGTTGCACTCGACACGACCCGCAGCCTGGACAGCTTCATGACGATGCGCAACCACAAAGGCTTCCTCGGCTGA
- a CDS encoding adenylate kinase translates to MNLILLGAPGAGKGTQAEIICAKLNIPSISTGNILRAAVKEGTEMGLKAKSFMDAGALVPDEVIIGILKDRLSEADCANGFILDGVPRTIAQAEAIETMGIRIDKVLELQVEDNVIVDRMGGRRVCEKCGASYHIVNKKSKVEGVCDCCGGKLVIRKDDQPATVLDRLNAYHEQTEPLVEFYRTRGKLAAIPFCPSIEETTAEIMKALEA, encoded by the coding sequence ATGAATCTGATTCTGTTGGGCGCACCTGGCGCCGGCAAGGGCACGCAGGCAGAGATCATCTGCGCAAAGCTGAACATTCCTTCCATCAGCACCGGCAACATCCTGCGTGCGGCTGTGAAGGAAGGCACCGAGATGGGCCTGAAAGCCAAGAGCTTCATGGACGCCGGTGCGCTGGTGCCCGATGAGGTCATCATCGGCATCCTGAAGGATCGTCTGTCCGAGGCAGACTGTGCCAATGGTTTCATCCTGGACGGTGTGCCCCGCACCATCGCGCAGGCCGAGGCCATTGAGACCATGGGCATCCGCATCGACAAGGTGCTGGAGCTGCAGGTCGAGGACAATGTGATCGTGGACCGCATGGGCGGCCGCCGCGTCTGCGAGAAGTGCGGCGCAAGCTACCACATCGTCAACAAGAAGAGCAAGGTGGAAGGCGTCTGCGACTGCTGCGGCGGTAAGCTCGTCATCCGCAAGGACGATCAGCCCGCAACGGTGCTCGACCGCCTGAATGCTTACCATGAGCAGACCGAGCCGCTGGTGGAGTTCTACCGCACCCGCGGCAAGCTGGCTGCCATCCCGTTCTGCCCCTCCATCGAGGAGACCACGGCTGAGATCATGAAGGCTTTGGAGGCATAA
- the map gene encoding type I methionyl aminopeptidase — translation MIQIKNAKELDGMRRANALSAAALKYGGEHIEAGMTTWELDKLIYEFIVKHGGIPNFKGLYGFPGTACISLNDTIIHGIPSHDIVIRPGDIVSIDTGAKVDGFNGDNACTYAVGKIDLEAQRLLDVTKAALYKGIEQAKAGNRIGDIGCAVQSYCEDAGFSVVREFVGHGTGHELHEDPEVPNYGHAGRGPRLVPGMTIAIEPMICQYDCKITQSKDGWTVKTKDGGLAAHFEHSIAILKDHTEIMTRSWDDPDFDPDSFRFQ, via the coding sequence GTGATTCAGATCAAGAATGCGAAAGAACTGGACGGGATGCGCCGGGCAAATGCCCTGAGCGCAGCTGCCCTGAAGTACGGTGGCGAGCACATCGAGGCCGGCATGACCACCTGGGAGCTGGATAAGCTGATCTATGAGTTCATCGTGAAGCACGGCGGCATCCCCAACTTCAAGGGACTGTACGGTTTTCCGGGAACCGCCTGCATCAGCCTGAATGATACCATCATCCACGGCATCCCGTCGCATGATATCGTCATCCGCCCCGGCGACATCGTCAGCATCGACACCGGTGCCAAGGTGGACGGCTTCAACGGCGACAACGCCTGCACCTATGCGGTGGGCAAGATCGACCTGGAAGCCCAGCGCCTGCTGGACGTGACCAAGGCCGCGCTGTACAAGGGCATCGAGCAGGCCAAGGCAGGCAACCGCATCGGCGATATCGGCTGTGCGGTGCAGAGTTACTGCGAGGACGCAGGCTTCTCCGTCGTCCGCGAGTTCGTTGGCCATGGCACCGGCCATGAGCTGCACGAGGACCCCGAAGTGCCCAACTACGGCCATGCAGGCCGCGGCCCGCGTCTGGTGCCCGGCATGACCATCGCCATTGAGCCGATGATCTGCCAGTACGACTGCAAGATCACCCAGTCCAAGGACGGCTGGACCGTCAAGACCAAGGACGGCGGCCTGGCAGCGCACTTTGAGCACTCCATCGCCATCCTCAAGGATCACACCGAGATCATGACCCGCAGCTGGGATGACCCCGATTTTGACCCGGATAGCTTCCGCTTCCAGTAA